From Candidatus Methylomirabilota bacterium, a single genomic window includes:
- a CDS encoding ABC transporter substrate-binding protein, whose translation MRMIVLVLAAALGWAAPAAAQQTVNAYSIWPENWARPMFEEFEKATGIKVNFVRFSSGEALARVIAEKNNPRVDVLFGGPVETHAAGIKEGIFEAYKPPSFAKLPARFKQADGQWVAIADDPLVFMSNSKFLKENNLKPPASWEDLLNPAYKNMLQMADARTSGTAVTRIFSVLEVNGRDETKAFDYMKKLRKNVQVYTKSGGGGTLPVGLGQAGAGIFFIVDALDTKAKGYDVSISFPKEGIGTSAEAVALLKGAKNPELGKKLIDWATSSAMQGLFAKHKINFVPAHPDVAVEASLAEVLKGAKIFPIDDAYAGANRKRIVERWVNEVLNAKE comes from the coding sequence ATGCGCATGATCGTCCTGGTCCTCGCTGCCGCGCTCGGGTGGGCGGCGCCCGCCGCCGCCCAGCAGACCGTCAACGCCTATTCGATCTGGCCCGAGAACTGGGCGCGGCCGATGTTCGAGGAATTCGAGAAGGCTACCGGGATCAAGGTGAACTTCGTGCGCTTCTCCTCTGGCGAGGCCCTCGCCCGCGTCATCGCGGAGAAGAACAACCCGCGGGTCGACGTGCTCTTCGGCGGCCCGGTGGAGACGCACGCCGCCGGCATCAAGGAGGGCATCTTCGAGGCGTACAAGCCGCCGTCCTTCGCCAAGCTGCCCGCGCGCTTCAAGCAGGCCGACGGGCAGTGGGTGGCCATCGCCGACGATCCCCTCGTGTTCATGAGCAACAGCAAGTTCCTCAAGGAGAACAACCTCAAGCCCCCCGCGTCCTGGGAAGATCTCCTGAATCCCGCCTACAAGAACATGCTCCAGATGGCCGACGCCCGGACCTCGGGCACTGCGGTCACGCGCATCTTCTCCGTCCTCGAGGTGAACGGCCGCGACGAGACCAAGGCCTTCGACTACATGAAGAAGCTGCGGAAGAACGTGCAGGTCTACACGAAGAGCGGCGGCGGCGGCACGCTGCCCGTGGGGCTCGGCCAGGCGGGCGCCGGCATCTTCTTCATCGTGGACGCGCTCGACACCAAGGCGAAGGGCTACGACGTGTCGATCTCCTTCCCCAAGGAGGGCATCGGCACCTCCGCGGAGGCAGTGGCGCTGCTCAAGGGCGCCAAGAACCCCGAGCTGGGCAAGAAGCTCATCGACTGGGCCACCTCGTCCGCCATGCAGGGGCTCTTCGCCAAGCACAAGATCAACTTCGTGCCCGCCCATCCCGACGTGGCGGTGGAGGCGAGCCTGGCCGAGGTGCTCAAGGGCGCCAAGATCTTTCCCATCGACGACGCCTACGCCGGGGCCAACCGCAAGCGCATCGTGGAGCGCTGGGTCAACGAAGTCCTGAACGCCAAGGAGTGA